Genomic window (Brachyspira hampsonii):
AGCAGAAACAGAAAACCTGACAAATAATGATGTTATTGAAAAAGAAAATGCACAAACTATAAAACAAACCGAAGTCATAAAGCAAGATAATAATGAAATACTTGTTACTGCAAATATAATAGAATTTGATTTTGATTCTTATCAATTAAAAAATGAATATGATGATGGTATAAATGAAATATATAAGTATTTAAATAACAATAAAAATAAAAATCTCATTATTGAAGGACATAGCGACAGCAACGGAGATTCAAATTATAATATATATCTATCTGAAAACAGAGCAAAAGCTATATTTGATAAATTGGTAGATAAGGGGATAGATAAAGAAAGACTTAGATATATAGGATATGGTTCTGTTCATTCATCTGAATATAATGATAAAGATAGAAAATGCCAATTTGTAATAATAAATAATTCAAATGAAGAGGAAGAATATAAAAAAGAAAATGAAACTGATATTATTAAATTAAAACAGCAATAAAATTATTTTCTGTCTTTATACAAATATTGAATAACTATCTATATTAAAGTATACAAATTTTATATACCGAAAAAAGTTTCAAAAAAAATATATTTTTTTAATCTTAAATCCAAGCCTTTTAAATTTATAGTTTTAATATCAATTAAAAATTTTATTCATATTAAATGCCTACATCATAAAAAACCTGCCGCCCAAATGTTAATTAGATTTAAAATCTATTTAACGCACGGTAAATGCATTTTTATAATAAATTTTAATTGTATCAATAATGAAACTAATATTTTTAATATTACTCTGCGTGCGTTGAAAACACAGCAAATTTAAACAAAACTTGGGCGGGTGCTGTAATTTCTAATAAAGCAAAAAAAGAAAATAAAAATAAAATTATCTGTTTAGGCAGCATAGAATAAAGGGTGGGGTTTCAGAATAAAATAAAAAACATTGTAAAAAAGTAATTATTGAAGTATCATTTTTTAATTGAAGTAATAGGAGTTTTTTAATTATGGCACTTTTAAAATATAGAGATTATGATAAATATGTATTAAAATTTTTTTATGATATAAATAAACCAGCACATAGAAAAGATACATAC
Coding sequences:
- a CDS encoding OmpA family protein codes for the protein MINKILPLIFLLIFAVSCSTNDKYVVVLAFSKNLHAVLYNDNSQTAKTASKTYIQEDDIKTIADSIKEEDDIKILNDSLKEENTNNQQIAETENLTNNDVIEKENAQTIKQTEVIKQDNNEILVTANIIEFDFDSYQLKNEYDDGINEIYKYLNNNKNKNLIIEGHSDSNGDSNYNIYLSENRAKAIFDKLVDKGIDKERLRYIGYGSVHSSEYNDKDRKCQFVIINNSNEEEEYKKENETDIIKLKQQ